TGTTGCCATTGCTACCGATGAAGATGATGAGGAAATGAACGAAGATGCTGAAACTGAAAAAGAACAGATGAGCGAATTGAAGCGTTTCTATGTCGAGAAGTTTGAAGGAAACGTTTTGAGGGAGTTTTATCCGGAGGGAGCGTTGAAGAGTGAAGCAGAAGTAAAGGAAGGAAAACGTCACGGTCGTTACCGTGAATATTATGAAGATGGGACATTGAAGCTTCGTGGAAAGTATGCAAATAATAAACCGAAGGGGACATGGAAGTACTATACCGAGGACGGAAAATTTGAGCGCAAAGAAAAGTTCTAGATTGCGTCAACAAAAGTTGATTTAAAAATTATGCTCAAAAAATAATCGGATTCTTTTTGTTTTCTCAAATAAAGCTGTAATTTTGCACGCCGTAAACGAGAGACAAACGCCGCTATAGCTCAGTTGGTAGAGCAACGCATTCGTAACGCGTAGGTCGCCAGTTCAAGTCTGGCTAGCGGCTCTCAAATTAGAACGCTGATTATTAATTAATAATCAGCGTTCTAGTTTTTACAGGATTCCCTATTCTTATTTTAAAATGGGAATCCTGCGTATGTAATAGATGTGAAATATAAAAATGTAATCTATGTTGAGTCGTATTATTGTTTTAGTGGTCGCCGGGGTAGCCGTAGTCTATATCGTTCGCTTTATAGATAACTTTTTCTATCGGCATAGAAGATAAAACTAGCTTTCAAACATTCTGCTGCGTGCCAGCATACAGGCGCCAACGATGCCGGCTTTGTCTTTCAGTTTAGATGTGATGATGGCTGAATCTTTATTAACTAGATTTAGAGAGTACTTGCGTACGGCTGTTTTTATGGGCTGGGTGATATAATCACCGGTTAAAGATAAAGTTCCACCTATAATGACCAGTTCCGGGTTGAAGATATTGATTAGCCCGGCGATCTGTTTGCCCAGTTTCTGCCCGATTTCTTCTACAATTTCAATGCAAAGCAGGTCTTCTTTATTCACAGCGGCAATGATCTCATCAAGAGTGATCGGGTTTTCCTCTGTGGCGATTCGTGTAGATAGAATGGAACTTTCCCCATTTTGAATACGCTCTAATAAGATACGATGAAGTGCCGATCCGGAAGCTTCCGTCTCCAAGCAACCTTTTTTCCCGCAATGGCAGATTATCTCATTATCATAAGCACTTATGTGTCCAAATTCACCGGAGAATCCGGATTTCCCGGTATAAATCTTACCATCAATAATAATTCCGATACCTACTCCCCAGCTTACATTCACAAAAATGATATCTTTTTCTCCTTTCACGCAGCCTTGCATGTATTCGCCATAAGTCATGGCGCGTGTGTCATTATCAATGGTTACTTTATATCCCAATTTTTCGGATAATACATCCGCCAACGGCTTTTCCTCAAAATTGAATTGACTGAAGCTATACCCTGATTCAGGATTTACACGTCCCGACACATTTACATTAATATTTAAGATCTTCTCTTTATTAATAGTGAGCTTCTTTATAAAATGGAGAATATGCTTGCATAACTCATTCATCCCTTCGATTGAGTTCTCAAACTTATAAGGTATATTCATCTTCAATTCTACTATATCGCCTTTGAAATTTATCAGTCCGATGTTGACGGCGAATCTTTTGATGTCTACACCCAAAAAGTAACCGGATTCCGGATTGAGCCCATAGAGGTTGGGGTGGCGTCCGCCACTAGTCTCCAATTTGCCATAATCATTAATATATCCGTCTTCACACATTTCACCAATAAATTTAGTGACAGTCGGTACACTTAAATCCAGCTCTTTTGAAAGATCGGGAATTGTAGAACTTCCATTATATATATAATGTGTAATAATCCTCTTTTTGACGAGAGCGCTTTTAGAGCCCTTTTCTATTTCTTTCAAGAATTGTTGGTTCATAACTATGCATATTTGTTAATCCACACAAAGATAATTAATTTTTTTATTAATAAATGGTTTTGGGACTTTGAAAATTAGAATATCTTGAATGTTATATTCCCTATATACTATATAATGGATTTATATATAGGATAATGTAGCTATGGATGATCGTAGATATAATAAATGAAATAAGATGAATGGTGAGATAATTCCTCCTTTTATTAATTAATAATGCGGTAAATAATGATTTTATTAATAAAATATTTTATTATCTATTGTTTATTTAATAAATATAACTATATTTGTGCCATGATATTATTAATAAAAATCTATGTCCTTAAATGATTTTAGTATGAGAAACTATTTTTTAGGTCTGTGTTTATTATTTGCTTTGTGTTTTACAGCATGCTCTCATTCGGATGATTCTGTTGATGTGCTAATTATTGGTGGAGGTGCCAGTGGAGTGACTGCTGGTATTCAGTCTGCTCGAATGGGGGCTGCGACATTGATAGTAGAAGAAACAGAATGGCTGGGTGGAATGCTCACTTCTGCAGGCGTTAGTGCTGTTGATGGGAACTATGATTTACCGGCAGGCTTGTTTGGTGAATTTCGCGAACATTTGGCAGATTATTATGGCGGACTTGATTCTCTAAAAACCGGTTGGGTGAGTTCAGTGTTATTTGAGCCTTCAGTTGGAAATAAAATTTTCCATGAAATGGTTGATGTAGAGAAAAATCTAAAAGTATGGCATAATGCTACCTTGGTAAAGTTGGAAAGAGAGAATAATGCTTGGATTGCTCAAATTCAGATGAAAGATAATACAATCAAAAAAATACATGCTAAAATATTGATTGATGGTACTGAATTGGGTGATATAGCTAAGATGTGTGGTGTGAAATATGATGTCGGCATGGAAAGCCGTCATGATACTAAAGAAGATATCGCTCCGGAAGAGAAAAATAATATAGTTCAGGATATTACATACGTAGCAATCTTGAAAGATTATGGTAAAGATGTGACTATTTCTTGTCCTGAAGGATATAATAAGGATGAATTTGCTTGTGCTTGTGCCAGTCACGTTTGTATCACGCCTAAAGAACCGGATCGAGTATGGTCTAAAGACATGATGATAACTTATGGAAAGCTTCCTAATAATAAATACATGATTAATTGGCCGATAGAAGGCAATGATTATTATGTAAACTTGATTGAAATGACCCGTGAGGAACGTGAAGAAGCCTTGAAATATGCAAAACATTATACGCTGTGTTTCGTTTATTTTCTGCAACATGAATTAGGCTTTAATACATTGGGCTTAGCTGATGATGAATATCCTACAGCCGACAAATTGCCATTTATTCCTTACCATAGAGAGTCTAGGAGAATTCATGGGCTAGTACGTTTTGATTTAAATCATGCTTGTGAACCGTTCAGGCAGTCTCAACCTCTTTATCGTACTTGTATTGCTGTGGGGAATTATCCTGTGGACCATCATCATACACGTTATCATGGATATGAAGAGTTGCCTAATCTTTATTTTCATCCGATACCGTCATACGGTTTACCTGTAGGAACTTTGATTCCGAAAGATGTTGAAGGATTGATTGTTGCTGAAAAATCAATATCTGTTTCTAATATAATTAATGGTACCACTCGTTTGCAGCCGATGGTTATGCAGATCGGGCAGGCAGCGGGAGCATTAGCAGCTCTTGCGGTGAAAGAAAATAAAAATATAAGAGAAGTATCTGTTCGGGAAGTACAAAATG
The Bacteroides caecimuris DNA segment above includes these coding regions:
- a CDS encoding ROK family transcriptional regulator, producing MNQQFLKEIEKGSKSALVKKRIITHYIYNGSSTIPDLSKELDLSVPTVTKFIGEMCEDGYINDYGKLETSGGRHPNLYGLNPESGYFLGVDIKRFAVNIGLINFKGDIVELKMNIPYKFENSIEGMNELCKHILHFIKKLTINKEKILNINVNVSGRVNPESGYSFSQFNFEEKPLADVLSEKLGYKVTIDNDTRAMTYGEYMQGCVKGEKDIIFVNVSWGVGIGIIIDGKIYTGKSGFSGEFGHISAYDNEIICHCGKKGCLETEASGSALHRILLERIQNGESSILSTRIATEENPITLDEIIAAVNKEDLLCIEIVEEIGQKLGKQIAGLINIFNPELVIIGGTLSLTGDYITQPIKTAVRKYSLNLVNKDSAIITSKLKDKAGIVGACMLARSRMFES
- a CDS encoding FAD-dependent oxidoreductase, translated to MRNYFLGLCLLFALCFTACSHSDDSVDVLIIGGGASGVTAGIQSARMGAATLIVEETEWLGGMLTSAGVSAVDGNYDLPAGLFGEFREHLADYYGGLDSLKTGWVSSVLFEPSVGNKIFHEMVDVEKNLKVWHNATLVKLERENNAWIAQIQMKDNTIKKIHAKILIDGTELGDIAKMCGVKYDVGMESRHDTKEDIAPEEKNNIVQDITYVAILKDYGKDVTISCPEGYNKDEFACACASHVCITPKEPDRVWSKDMMITYGKLPNNKYMINWPIEGNDYYVNLIEMTREEREEALKYAKHYTLCFVYFLQHELGFNTLGLADDEYPTADKLPFIPYHRESRRIHGLVRFDLNHACEPFRQSQPLYRTCIAVGNYPVDHHHTRYHGYEELPNLYFHPIPSYGLPVGTLIPKDVEGLIVAEKSISVSNIINGTTRLQPMVMQIGQAAGALAALAVKENKNIREVSVREVQNAILDGKGYLLPYLDVELDHPMFKSLQRIGSTGILKGIGKSVDWSNQMWFRADTLLLANELKGLGDVYPFVNKQIFEGNNTISIQKATELIREIAEKEGFEMKEGRVEEIWNEFELKDFDMNRNILRSEMAILIDQILDPFNNKKVDITGQYIQ